The window TCATTCGAGCGAGGCCCACTGCGTCGACGACCAGCGCGTCCGGCCGAACGATCTCTAGAATCGCGGCCAGTCTCTCGTCCGGAAGCTTAGTGGGGCTCAGTGGAATATAAGCAGCGCCACTCCAGCTGGAGGCTAGGATTCCCACGTAAGCCCCCAGGGTTCGTGAGGCGAGCACCCCAACTTTTCTTGCATCTCCCAACATGGCAGCGGCACTACCTGTCAGGGCAGCCAACTCCCCATACGAGTAAGACCTGCCCAAGACGCGCAGCGCAAGATTTTCAGGATGAGCACGTGCCTGCTCGTAAAAAGGCGATGCCAAGTTGAAGTTCATCGGACCCCTGCGACTCAAATATGCTTAGCGATCACAGTTCCTGAGGAGAACTAACTTCATCTCTATCAAATCTTACGTCGTCGCCCTGCTCAGAAAAACTATCCCTGACGGGCTGACAGAAATTCCAGACCGTAATCCCCTACAAAGCAATCTGTTTTTCGATGACGATCATCCTCACGTAGTAACTGTCGCACAGCCCACGCAGATTAGGTAGCCGTATCCAGTTGGAAAGACTCTTTATAAGCCTCTACCGGATACCCTTTTGCCTTCCACGACGCCAGCCCTCCCTTCAACATCTTGACATGAGTAAAATTCAACGCCCGTGCCTTCCCAAGAACCATCAGGCTAGTCTCATCGTCGGCTCCAGTGCAATAGATCACGGAGTTTTGGTCGCGAGAAAACGACGCCGTCTGCTCCGCGATATCCTTTGGCGCAATCCTCATCGCCCCCGGAATGATCTCCGGATACGCCAGAAAATCCAGCGGTTGACGCACGTCATATAGCAGAACCTGTTTCGCACGAAGCAACTTGTAAAGCTCCTCCGGCTCAATACTCTTGGACTCCACCTCGCGTTTAGCGCGCAGGCGTCTCGCGACGATCCACCCCAGAATCAAAACGCAGAACACCGCTGCCCAGATCAACGCCATGCTCATCTCTGTCCCCCTGGTACAACCGTTAGATGCATGACGGACCAAGGAATGAACTGTAGATTGAAA is drawn from Edaphobacter lichenicola and contains these coding sequences:
- a CDS encoding rhodanese-like domain-containing protein; protein product: MALIWAAVFCVLILGWIVARRLRAKREVESKSIEPEELYKLLRAKQVLLYDVRQPLDFLAYPEIIPGAMRIAPKDIAEQTASFSRDQNSVIYCTGADDETSLMVLGKARALNFTHVKMLKGGLASWKAKGYPVEAYKESFQLDTAT